A single Aspergillus chevalieri M1 DNA, chromosome 3, nearly complete sequence DNA region contains:
- a CDS encoding putative pyridine nucleotide-disulfide oxidoreductase AMID-like (COG:O;~EggNog:ENOG410PM7I;~InterPro:IPR023753,IPR036188;~PFAM:PF07992,PF00070;~SMCOG1175:pyridine nucleotide-disulfide oxidoreductase;~antiSMASH:Cluster_3.1;~go_function: GO:0016491 - oxidoreductase activity [Evidence IEA];~go_process: GO:0055114 - oxidation-reduction process [Evidence IEA]), translated as MEFVRGSVTSVDPERKVARILELQSQQTRHEQYDYLIAASGLRRVFPTVPQSLRREDFLNEAKSHRKSVLDAQEGVVIVGGGAVGVEMAAEIKEIDPNHKVTLVHSRDRLLSAEPLPDDFKDRVCDVLRETGIEVILGQRVVDHKAVETSEERRTWHLTLADGMQLKTGHVMSAISKCVPTSTYLPQDALDQEGYVHIHPTCQFKNNIPNAEHHFAIGDLASWPGIKRCGGAMLHGHYAAANAHQLMLSECIGSKPEFLSLQVSPPMIGLCLGKTAVTYNNIEGTRSGEDLNTAMFGDDMGNTICWNFMRLSEPCQA; from the exons ATGGAGTTTGTCCGGGGCAGCGTCACCTCCGTCGATCCGGAGCGAAAGGTGGCTCGGATTCTCGAACTGCAGTCTCAACAAACCAGACATGAGCAGTATGACTACCTCATCGCGGCCTCAGGACTGCGACGGGTCTTCCCTACCGTTCCTCAGTCTCTGCGAAGGGAGGACTTTTTGAACGAGGCCAAGTCGCACAGAAAGAGTGTTTTGGATGCGCAAGAGGGGGTGGTTATCGTTGGTGGGGGTGCTGTCGGCGTGGAAATGGCTGCGGAAATCAAAGAAATTGATCCTAACCACAAAGTAACATTGGTTCACTCCCGGGACCGTTTACTTTCTGCAGAGCCACTGCCAGACGACTTCAAAGACCGTGTATGCGACGTCCTGCGGGAGACTGGCATCGAAGTCATCCTTGGCCAGAGAGTCGTCGACCACAAGGCAGTTGAGACCAGCGAGGAGAGACGAACCTGGCATCTTACCCTAGCTGACGGCATGCAACTCAAAACCGGACATGTCATGAGCGCCATCTCGAAGTGTGTTCCCACTTCAACATACCTGCCACAGGATGCACTTGACCAAGAAGGTTACGTGCACATTCACCCTAC ATGCCAATTCAAAAACAACATCCCCAACGCAGAGCACCACTTCGCCATCGGTGACCTCGCTTCCTGGCCGGGGATCAAACGCTGCGGCGGTGCTATGCTCCACGGCCACTATGCCGCGGCAAATGCCCACCAGCTCATGTTGTCCGAATGTATTGGCAGCAAGCCTGAATTCCTGTCTCTTCAGGTTTCGCCGCCAATGATCGGACTCTGTCTGGGTAAGACGGCTGTCACGTACAACAACATTGAAGGGACGCGCTCGGGTGAGGATTTAAATACTGCCATGTTTGGTGATGATATGGGTAATACTA TATGCTGGAACTTCATGCGGTTGAGTGAGCCATGTCAGGCATAA